The Vulpes vulpes isolate BD-2025 chromosome 8, VulVul3, whole genome shotgun sequence genome has a window encoding:
- the TTL gene encoding tubulin--tyrosine ligase isoform X1, translating to MYTFVVRDENSSVYAEVSRLLLATGHWKRLRRDNPRFNLMLGERNRLPFGRLGHEPGLMQLVNYYRGADKLCRKASLVKLIKTSPDLAESCTWFPESYVIYPTNLKTPVAPAQNGIHPPIHNSRTDEREFFLASYNRKKEDGEGNVWIAKSSAGAKGEGILISSEATELLDFIDNQGQVHVIQKYLEHPLLLEPGHRKFDIRSWVLVDHQYNIYLYKEGVLRTASEPYHVDNFQDKTCHLTNHCIQKEYSKNYGKYEEGNEMFFEEFNQYLISALNITLESSILLQIKHIIRSCLMSVEPAISTRYLPYQSFQLFGFDFMVDETLKVWLIEVNGAPACAHITFSPSLGYGFHQHVHMQQISPSVKKEPSSCSGDSFFLLLSQTNFWKAVSTQAVFSSSILICTAVHSGLYTIPSPP from the exons ATGTACACCTTCGTGGTGCGCGACGAGAACAGCAGCGTCTACGCCGAGGTGTCGCGGCTGCTGCTCGCCACCGGGCACTGGAAGAGGCTGAGGCGCGACAACCCCAGGTTCAACCTGATGCTGGGCGAGAGGAACCGGCTGCCCTTCGGGAGACTGG GTCACGAGCCTGGGCTGATGCAGTTGGTGAATTACTACAGGGGGGCTGACAAACTGTGTCGCAAAGCTTCTTTAGTGAA GCTAATCAAGACAAGCCCAGACCTGGCTGAGTCCTGCACATGGTTTCCAGAGTCCTATGTGATTTATCCAACTAATCTCAAGACCCCAGTTGCTCCAGCACAGAATGGAATCCATCCACCGATCCATAACTCAAGGACAGATGAAAGAGAGTTCTTCCTGGCTTCTtacaatagaaagaaagaagatggagaGGGCAATGTTTGGATTGCAAAGTCATCAGCCGGTGCCAAAG gtGAAGGCATCCTCATCTCCTCGGAGGCTACAGAGCTTCTGGATTTCATTGACAACCAGGGTCAGGTGCATGTGATCCAGAAATACCTTGAGCACCCTCTGCTTCTGGAGCCAGGTCACCGCAAGTTTGACATTCG AAGCTGGGTCTTGGTGGATCATCAGTATAATATCTACCTCTATAAAGAGGGTGTGCTTCGGACTGCTTCAGAACCATATCATGTTGATAATTTCCAAGACAAAACCTGCCATTTGACCAATCATTGCATTCAAAAGGAGTACTCAAAGAACTATGGAAAGTACGAAGAAGGGAACGAAATGTTCTTTGAGGAGTTCAATCAGTACCTTATAAGTGCTTTGAACATTACCTTGGAAAGTAGTATTTTACTacaaattaaacatataataag AAGCTGCCtcatgagtgtggagcctgccatCAGCACCAGGTACCTCCCTTACCAGAGCTTCCAGCTCTTTGGCTTCGACTTCATGGTGGATGAGACGCTGAAGGTCTGGCTCATTGAGGTCAACGgcgcccctgcttgtgctca TATCACCTTCTCCCCCTCTTTGGGATATGGTTTCCATCAGCATGTGCATATGCAGCAGATCTCCCCATCTGTTAAAAAAGAGCCCTCATCCTGCTCTGGTGACTCCTTCTTCTTGCTCCTGTCACAGACAAACTTCTGGAAAGCAGTGTCTACTCAGgctgtcttctcttcctctattCTCATCTGTACTGCGGTCCATTCTGGGCTGTATaccatcccctcccccccatag
- the TTL gene encoding tubulin--tyrosine ligase isoform X2 yields MYTFVVRDENSSVYAEVSRLLLATGHWKRLRRDNPRFNLMLGERNRLPFGRLGHEPGLMQLVNYYRGADKLCRKASLVKLIKTSPDLAESCTWFPESYVIYPTNLKTPVAPAQNGIHPPIHNSRTDEREFFLASYNRKKEDGEGNVWIAKSSAGAKGEGILISSEATELLDFIDNQGQVHVIQKYLEHPLLLEPGHRKFDIRSWVLVDHQYNIYLYKEGVLRTASEPYHVDNFQDKTCHLTNHCIQKEYSKNYGKYEEGNEMFFEEFNQYLISALNITLESSILLQIKHIIRSCLMSVEPAISTRYLPYQSFQLFGFDFMVDETLKVWLIEVNGAPACAQRLYAELCQGIVDIAISSVFPPPDVEPQHIQPAAFIKL; encoded by the exons ATGTACACCTTCGTGGTGCGCGACGAGAACAGCAGCGTCTACGCCGAGGTGTCGCGGCTGCTGCTCGCCACCGGGCACTGGAAGAGGCTGAGGCGCGACAACCCCAGGTTCAACCTGATGCTGGGCGAGAGGAACCGGCTGCCCTTCGGGAGACTGG GTCACGAGCCTGGGCTGATGCAGTTGGTGAATTACTACAGGGGGGCTGACAAACTGTGTCGCAAAGCTTCTTTAGTGAA GCTAATCAAGACAAGCCCAGACCTGGCTGAGTCCTGCACATGGTTTCCAGAGTCCTATGTGATTTATCCAACTAATCTCAAGACCCCAGTTGCTCCAGCACAGAATGGAATCCATCCACCGATCCATAACTCAAGGACAGATGAAAGAGAGTTCTTCCTGGCTTCTtacaatagaaagaaagaagatggagaGGGCAATGTTTGGATTGCAAAGTCATCAGCCGGTGCCAAAG gtGAAGGCATCCTCATCTCCTCGGAGGCTACAGAGCTTCTGGATTTCATTGACAACCAGGGTCAGGTGCATGTGATCCAGAAATACCTTGAGCACCCTCTGCTTCTGGAGCCAGGTCACCGCAAGTTTGACATTCG AAGCTGGGTCTTGGTGGATCATCAGTATAATATCTACCTCTATAAAGAGGGTGTGCTTCGGACTGCTTCAGAACCATATCATGTTGATAATTTCCAAGACAAAACCTGCCATTTGACCAATCATTGCATTCAAAAGGAGTACTCAAAGAACTATGGAAAGTACGAAGAAGGGAACGAAATGTTCTTTGAGGAGTTCAATCAGTACCTTATAAGTGCTTTGAACATTACCTTGGAAAGTAGTATTTTACTacaaattaaacatataataag AAGCTGCCtcatgagtgtggagcctgccatCAGCACCAGGTACCTCCCTTACCAGAGCTTCCAGCTCTTTGGCTTCGACTTCATGGTGGATGAGACGCTGAAGGTCTGGCTCATTGAGGTCAACGgcgcccctgcttgtgctca